GTTTCAATGTCAAGTTGATAGGTTGCATTTTCTTTGGAAAAATGCTATGCTTTCCCTATGATTTCTCCTACGAACCCAAGCCTTTTTTAAGTTAAAGGATCGGAACCCTTCATGCCAAAACAACCGAATATCATCTTTCTCATGACAGACCAGCAACGTTTTGATACGGTCGGTGCGCTTGGAAATCCGATCATTCAGACGCCAGGACTCAATCGCATCGTTCGGGAGGGAACAAGTTTTACGTCAACATATTGCCCATCTCCTGTGTGTGTAGCCTCTCGTTGTAGTTTCCTGCTCGGTCAATGGGCACACGAAACCGGATGTACACACAATTCAGCCATGCCGCAGGACCGCGTCTCGGTGATGGAGATGCTCAATGAAGCAGGTTACCAAACGCATGGTATCGGTAAAATGCACTTTTCGCCGCAGGGACGCAAGATGTGGGGGTTCGAAACACGAGACTATTCCGAAGAAGGTCCGGGTCCTGATGATTTCACCGAGTTTCTGAATGAGAACGGCTATGACCATATCGTTGCGCCACACGGTGAACGGAGTGAATACTACTACATCCCACAACCCTCGCAATTGCCTGCCCGTTTACACCATACACAGTGGGTCGGTGATAAAACACTGGAATTCTTCTCCGGACGCGATAAGGATCGTCCGTTTCTCTGTTGGAGCAGCTTCATCAAACCACATCCGCCGTTTGAATCTCCGGTGCCGTGGAACCGACTTTACCGCACCGTCGAAATGCCGCTGCCGTTCCTTCCCGCCGACTATGAGCATCTACATACCTACTGGAACCGACATCAAAATCGGTATAAGTACCGAGACCAAGGTCGAGATATGAACCTTCTTCGGACAATGCGAGCGGCGTATTACGCTGCGATCTCTTTCATCGACTATCAGGTTGGACGCATCCTTGCCTACCTCGAATCGGAAAACGAATTGGATAACACGCTCATCTTGTACACGTCCGACCACGGTGAATTACTCGGCGACTACGACTGCTACGGAAAACGTTCCTTCTTGGACGCAGCCGCTCGGATTCCGCTACTTGTCCGCTATCCTGAACGTTTCACCGCAAACGCACAGTGCGACACACCGACGAGTCTGGTGGATGTCCTTCCCACATGTCTCGGCGCAGCAGATCTACCGCTACCAGCAGATCGAAGCGGGACTGATCTTGCCGATATCGCCTCTGGGAATACACAGCGAGATGCAATTGTCGGACAATTGGGAGAGGAAGGCACAGGACTCTATATGCTCTTGACGGAGGAATACAAATATATTTATTCTGCCGCGGATCGAAAGGAGTGGCTCTTTAGACGGCTGTCGGGAGAAATTGATGACCGAAGTCTTGCCGGTAATCCCGCATACAGTGGAATTCTCAACACCTATCGACAACGCTTAATTGAATGGTTCCGAGAAGATGGCTACGCGCTTCCATTGGACGGCAATAAGTGGCGCGACTTTCCACCGCCGGTCGAGCCTGAAAATCCAGATGCTGGTCAACTTTTTCAAGATGGTCGTTCCGTGAGTGATCAGTTCCCGTCAGGATATTCACCACATATTGATCCGCTATAGACATAGCATCCTGCTGGGGTGCTTACATCAGAAGAAGAAACTCCCTTTAAGTGGGTTTCCGAAGAAAGAGTTTCCACTGCTTTGCAGTGAGAATAGAAGAACGATGCCCAAGAACATTGTAAAAAAATATGTCAATCCGTTCCACTACCAAAAAGTTCATATCGAAGATGGCGTGGCACACCTATAATACATATCGCAAAGGGATGAGTTACCGTTCGCGACTTTCAAGAACAGCTGCATTCTTCAACGCGCCGCGCGCAGACATTTTAGCCTTCCAGAAAGAACAATTAGAAAAACTCCTTCGACATGCCTACCAGACAACACCCTACTACCGTGATTTGCTCAAAGTAGAATCCCCAGATATATCTCAAATTCCGCCACTTGAAAAAAAGGACATTCGTGAGCAATTGAAGCGTCTCTGTTCTGAAGCCGTGCCGCAGAAGCACCGGATCAAAAACGCTACAGGAGGCTCAACCGGCACACCACTGACCTTCTATCAGGACAGAAGCTATTGGAATCAACGGAATTTGAGCGTCTATTATTTTGATCGGTGGGCAGGCTGGGATTTTGGCACACCTCAATTGATTATCTGGGGTGCGCTTGAAGACTTGGAAGGCAATGGGCATTGGAAGTACCAGTTGAACAATTTCTGGCGGAATCACTATTGGCTTAACGGTTTTCATCTCACAGACCTAAAGATGCGAACAGCGTTTCAGCAAATGGATAGATCCCACCCACAAACAATTCTGGCTTACCCTTCATCGCTTTACCAATTCGCGGCATTTCTTTTTGAAAGCGGTTTGGTACCGAAATGGAATTTAAAAGGGATTATCACTTCAGCGGAAATGCTACATGCGCACTACCGATCCTTAGCAGAGACCGTTTTCGGGACGAAGATTTATAACCGCTACGGCGGACGAGAAGTCGGATTGATCGCTATGGAATGTGCCGCCGGACGTATGCATATCAACTGCCGCGACCTCTATCTTGAAATAGACAGTCCCAATCCATACACTATATCGGGCGACATCCTAATTACACAACTCAATAATTACGCCATGCCGTTTATTCGGTATCGAATTGGAGACATCGGTCGTCTCTCCGATGAGGCATGTTCTTGTGGAAACCAGTTGCCTGTTTTGGCAGAACTGCTCGGACGTAGCACGGCTACCTTCCGAACACGAACTGGAACATTGATACACGCGGGTTATTTCACGCAACAATTCTATAACGTCATTGGCGTGGACCAGTTCCAACTCATCCAAGAAACCGTTAAACGCTGTGTCTTAAAGGTGGTTATTAACACACAGTGGACAGAAGCCGCGCGTCGATACATGGTTCAGAAGATTCAAGGTGCTCTCGGTGCTGATGTCATTGTCACGGTAAAACTTGTAGAAGAGATTCCACTGCCTGCTTCAGGTAAACGGGAATTCACAATTTCAAAAGTGGGTGTAGGCAGGAACGATTAAAAATTGCCGTTGCCACAAAGTTCCCGAAGCGGCACAACCCGTTTTGTCCCACCTGGGACGTAAGATAGAATAAGCCCGTCAATCAATAAATTCCGATCCGCGATAACACCCGTGCTCCGCTCCGCCGTTACACCTTTGGAAAGGAGTAAGTAAAATGTGTCCTTTGCCCAACCGGGTGTTGTAAAAAAGTTCCCTTGTCCTTTTGAAATAACGAGGTCTACCTCCAACAGCGCGTTGAAAAATTCAGGAGTTCCCTGATAGAGATTCGTTCCGATCGTCTGTGCACCTGACGACATGAGTTTTACAACACCTTCCTGCACCGCCGTCTGGAGTTCCCGGAACTGTGGTAGGTTTATGATCTCCCGTAAATCTGCTAATGTTACGTCATTACTGGCGTTGTCCACCTTCCCAACTATCGTGATACGGTGTCCGCATTCAATGAGGTCTTGAATGAAGGCGATGTCGAAAATCACTTCTCCATCGTTATCGGCAAGCCAAAGGATCTGCTGAGGTGCCGTGTCAATCACTTTTTCGCAGAATACTTCATAACAGTCGATAGAAAAAGAAGTGTCAACCGCCGCACGTAACGATTCAGAAAAGTAGTCAGGATTGGCATTCAGTTTTTTGACGACCCGTTCACTACTGTAATCAATAATATTGCCTGCAACGACCAATTTCAAACGGGTCAACCAATTGTCTTTCCAAAACTCAGGGAGGAGCGCGAGTGCTGTCTGTCGGGCTTTCAGTTTATCGTGGTGGTAGGGATTCGGATTGCCTGTGTAAAGCGTAACCATCTCGAAGACACTGCCCCAGAGTTCTTCTGGTGTCAGGGATTCAATGAGATAATCGCCAGTGGCGCGTCGAAGATCCAAGAGCGTTTCTACAGCATCGCACGCGGCTTGTTGCAATTTCGGGTTCCGCGTCGCACGCGGGATCAATTCTGTCGCACTATGGGACTGAACATGTTGTCGCAGGTACTCCCAATCTGGCATCTCTTTTTTCTCACCGAAGGTGAAAACCCCTGGGATATATCCAGCTGTTACAATCTGCTCGAAAAGAGGCTTTGGCACTGCAGGCGGGGATTGCGCTGGCGGAACGCCGAGTGTCCGATGCGACAAAATGATGTCAGAGGGGATCACCGACCCACGCGCCACGACGCTTGAAAGTTGGACATTCTTCCCCACGCTTACCGCATCGAA
This window of the Candidatus Poribacteria bacterium genome carries:
- a CDS encoding DUF89 family protein, producing the protein MVLAAGKGTRIDPTGRLSKTLDITFGAQNTLQCSRRYLPGTRPDIVVINPQMASRIEKNGSPAQLLGPNAIPCIQAEMNGTGGALQAALPTLQASDAEWIGVAFGDEPFLDREIFAQTLLSHFISGADVTLCGKIPETVVDKGGLFFDADGQLIGTKEWYDMTAAEKQEMWDRWHRGEAYTNTGITLIRKSALIERIHRLQPHTNRNGELHHVDLIRHCYEDGLKTNAFIYRREVLSGVNRWSNVLSGEAALFAETRESLAGKGVRVDPAAQITLDSEDIEIGTACYLLGRVHLGEKVRIGDYCRLENVTLLGATTVGDVVGLQNVTANDTTFEANLIPERLAAPVRGLATGSTIEDSTFDAVSVGKNVQLSSVVARGSVIPSDIILSHRTLGVPPAQSPPAVPKPLFEQIVTAGYIPGVFTFGEKKEMPDWEYLRQHVQSHSATELIPRATRNPKLQQAACDAVETLLDLRRATGDYLIESLTPEELWGSVFEMVTLYTGNPNPYHHDKLKARQTALALLPEFWKDNWLTRLKLVVAGNIIDYSSERVVKKLNANPDYFSESLRAAVDTSFSIDCYEVFCEKVIDTAPQQILWLADNDGEVIFDIAFIQDLIECGHRITIVGKVDNASNDVTLADLREIINLPQFRELQTAVQEGVVKLMSSGAQTIGTNLYQGTPEFFNALLEVDLVISKGQGNFFTTPGWAKDTFYLLLSKGVTAERSTGVIADRNLLIDGLILSYVPGGTKRVVPLRELCGNGNF
- a CDS encoding phenylacetate--CoA ligase family protein, which produces MSIRSTTKKFISKMAWHTYNTYRKGMSYRSRLSRTAAFFNAPRADILAFQKEQLEKLLRHAYQTTPYYRDLLKVESPDISQIPPLEKKDIREQLKRLCSEAVPQKHRIKNATGGSTGTPLTFYQDRSYWNQRNLSVYYFDRWAGWDFGTPQLIIWGALEDLEGNGHWKYQLNNFWRNHYWLNGFHLTDLKMRTAFQQMDRSHPQTILAYPSSLYQFAAFLFESGLVPKWNLKGIITSAEMLHAHYRSLAETVFGTKIYNRYGGREVGLIAMECAAGRMHINCRDLYLEIDSPNPYTISGDILITQLNNYAMPFIRYRIGDIGRLSDEACSCGNQLPVLAELLGRSTATFRTRTGTLIHAGYFTQQFYNVIGVDQFQLIQETVKRCVLKVVINTQWTEAARRYMVQKIQGALGADVIVTVKLVEEIPLPASGKREFTISKVGVGRND
- a CDS encoding sulfatase-like hydrolase/transferase gives rise to the protein MPKQPNIIFLMTDQQRFDTVGALGNPIIQTPGLNRIVREGTSFTSTYCPSPVCVASRCSFLLGQWAHETGCTHNSAMPQDRVSVMEMLNEAGYQTHGIGKMHFSPQGRKMWGFETRDYSEEGPGPDDFTEFLNENGYDHIVAPHGERSEYYYIPQPSQLPARLHHTQWVGDKTLEFFSGRDKDRPFLCWSSFIKPHPPFESPVPWNRLYRTVEMPLPFLPADYEHLHTYWNRHQNRYKYRDQGRDMNLLRTMRAAYYAAISFIDYQVGRILAYLESENELDNTLILYTSDHGELLGDYDCYGKRSFLDAAARIPLLVRYPERFTANAQCDTPTSLVDVLPTCLGAADLPLPADRSGTDLADIASGNTQRDAIVGQLGEEGTGLYMLLTEEYKYIYSAADRKEWLFRRLSGEIDDRSLAGNPAYSGILNTYRQRLIEWFREDGYALPLDGNKWRDFPPPVEPENPDAGQLFQDGRSVSDQFPSGYSPHIDPL